TCGAGCCGGCCGCCACGACGCGCGCGCCCCGCTGCTCGACCGCGACGATCGTCTCGCGCGTCGACTTGCCGGTCGTGAACACGTCCTCGACGACGACCGCCCGCTCCCCTCTCGCGAACGAGAACCCGCGGCGCAGCTGCATCGTCCCGTCCTTCCGCTCGGTGAACACGGATCGCACCCCGAGGGCGCGGGCGGTTTCGTGGCCCACGATCACCCCGCCGAGCGCGGGTCCGACGACGACCGACGGCGCGAACGACCCGAGCAGGCCCCCGAGCGCGTCGCCGATCCGCCGGGCGCGTTCCGGCCACTGGAGGATGAGGGCGCACTGGAGATAACGGTCGCTGTGCAGTCCCGAGGAGAGGCGAAAGTGCCCCGAGAGAAGCGCTCCGGTCTCGTCGAACTCGTGACGCCAGTTCACCGGCGAGATGTTACACGAGGCCGGCGCGGATCATCCATCGAGCCGGACCGGCGCGCGCCGCCCGCGGCGCCGGGCGACATACGCCCCGGTACGCCTCGGGACGCCGCGGGCGGCCCGCATCCCGCCTCGCTCGCGTCTCGACGCGCTTCAGCGCCGACAGAGCCGAAATCGTGTAGTTTCCAAAAGGCATCGGTGGCTCATGGATCGCGATCGTCGACCGCGCGCCCTCCGGTGCGGTCATGACCGAGGCGCGGCCAGACGGGTTGGAAGACGGGTTCGGACGGCCCGGCCCGCGGGCGAGGCGTGCCGGGGCGTCCGTCGAGACCGCGGACGAGCCGCCCGGACCCGAGTGGTCCGCGCTCGTCTACTCGGGAAGTTTGTCGCGGGTGAGCCCGAAATGCTCCAGCTTCTTGTACAGGTTCGATCGCGGCGTCTGGATCGCTTCCGACGTTTTCGAGACGTTCCAGTTGTTCTCGCGGAGTTTGGCGATCAGGAATTCACGCTCCGTGAACTCCTTGAAATCGGCGAGGGTGGCGATCTTCGACCCCTGCTCGGCGAGATCGCGCGCGGAGAATCGTGCGTCGGGCGGCAGATCGGAGGCGCCGACCGTGTCGGTCTCGGTCATGATCAGGACCCGCTCGACGAGGTTCTTCAACTCGCGGACGTTTCCGGGCCACGTTCGCTTCGACAGGACCTCGATCGCCTCCGCGTCGAACTTCCGCGGCCGCGTGCCGTTGCGTTCCGCGTACAGCGCGGTGAAATGCTCGACGAGCGCCGGAACGTCCTCCGTCCGCTCGCGCAGCGGGGGAACGGCGATCGGGACCACGTTCAACCGGAAATAGAGATCCTCGCGGAATTTCCCCGCGCGGATCTCCCCGGTCAGGTCCTTGTTGGTCGCGGCGATCACCCGCACCCGGACGCGCTGCGTCTTCGACTGTCCGACCGGCTCGACTTCCCCCTCCTGCAGCACCCGCAGCACCTTCGCCTGCGCGCGGGCCGACATGTCGCCGATCTCGTCGAGGAAGATCGTTCCCCCGTCGGCCTCGACGAACTTCCCGATCTGGCGGCGCACCGCCCCCGTGAACGATCCCTTCTCGTGTCCGAAGAGCTCGGACTCGATCAGCTCCTCCGGGATCGCCGCGCAGTTGACCGTGACGAACGGCCCCGAAGCGAGCTTCGACAGGCGCTGGATCTCGCGCGCGATGAGCTCCTTTCCGGTACCGGACTCGCCGGTGATCAGGACGGTGGCGTCCGAGGGAGCCGCCCGGGCGACCTGTTCCCGCAGCCGCCGCACCGCCGGACTGACGCCGACGAAGACGTCTTCCATGGCGATGCGCTTCTTGAGGGAGACGTTCTCGCGCTCGAGCCGCCGGCGGGAGAGCGCGTTGGCGACGGAGATCAGCAGCCGTTCGCGCTGGAGCGGCTTCTCGAGGAAATCGATGGCTCCCCGTTTCGTGCAATCGACGGCCGTCGCGATGTCGCCGTGACCCGAGATCATGAGCACGGGAGGCGGCGACTCCATCTCCTGGATCCGGTCGAGCGCCTCCATGCCGTCCATCCCCGGCATCTTGATGTCGAGGAGGACCGCGTCGGGCCGGCGGGCTTCGAGCTCCGCCAGCCCCGACGCGGCGTCCCGGGCCGACGCGGTTTCGTACCCGTCGTACTCCAGGATCATCCGGATCGCGTCGCGCACCGACGCGTCGTCGTCGATGATCAGGACCCGGGGCACGGACTACCTACTCGCCGACCTTGACGATCGCGAAGAACGACACGGGGCGGGGCCGGAAGCGGCGGACGTAGAAGCGGAGGTAGTCCCCCTTCTTCGCGTCGCGCACGATTTTCGAGAGCTCGGCGGCCGTCCCGACCTTGCGCCCGTTCACCTCGGTGATCACGTCGCCTTCCGCGAGACCCGCATCGGCCGCCGCGGAGACCTCCGAAACCCCCGTCACGAGGACGCCGGTGACCGCCGGGTCGATCCGGTAGTACTGGCGCGCCTGCCCCGTCAGGTCCTGGACCGAAAGGCCGATCTTCTCCCGCGATCCGTCCTTCTCCTTGTCGGGCGCCGCCGAATTCTCCGCGGTCTC
Above is a genomic segment from Thermoanaerobaculia bacterium containing:
- the pyrE gene encoding orotate phosphoribosyltransferase, which produces MNWRHEFDETGALLSGHFRLSSGLHSDRYLQCALILQWPERARRIGDALGGLLGSFAPSVVVGPALGGVIVGHETARALGVRSVFTERKDGTMQLRRGFSFARGERAVVVEDVFTTGKSTRETIVAVEQRGARVVAAGSIVDRGLPPDALAVPWRSLLAVEAPGWPENGCPLCAEGFPLEAPGSRHPAA
- a CDS encoding sigma-54 dependent transcriptional regulator, coding for MPRVLIIDDDASVRDAIRMILEYDGYETASARDAASGLAELEARRPDAVLLDIKMPGMDGMEALDRIQEMESPPPVLMISGHGDIATAVDCTKRGAIDFLEKPLQRERLLISVANALSRRRLERENVSLKKRIAMEDVFVGVSPAVRRLREQVARAAPSDATVLITGESGTGKELIAREIQRLSKLASGPFVTVNCAAIPEELIESELFGHEKGSFTGAVRRQIGKFVEADGGTIFLDEIGDMSARAQAKVLRVLQEGEVEPVGQSKTQRVRVRVIAATNKDLTGEIRAGKFREDLYFRLNVVPIAVPPLRERTEDVPALVEHFTALYAERNGTRPRKFDAEAIEVLSKRTWPGNVRELKNLVERVLIMTETDTVGASDLPPDARFSARDLAEQGSKIATLADFKEFTEREFLIAKLRENNWNVSKTSEAIQTPRSNLYKKLEHFGLTRDKLPE